A genomic window from Oryctolagus cuniculus chromosome 12, mOryCun1.1, whole genome shotgun sequence includes:
- the DET1 gene encoding DET1 homolog, which translates to MDHHASTIKPRRIQNQNVIHRLERRRISSGKAGTHWHQVRVFHQNVFPNFTVVNVEKPPCFLRKFSPDGRYFIAFSSDQTSLEIYEYQGCQAAQDLLQGCGGEILSNGSDQRAVGIRGRLFERFFVLLHITNVAANGEHLNRECSLFTDDCRCVIVGSAAYLPDEPHPPFYEVYRNSESVTPNPRSPLEDYSLHIIDLHTGRLCDTRTLKCDKVVLSHNQGLYLYKNILAILSVQQQTIHVFQVTPEGTFMDVRTIGRFCYEDDLLTVSAVFPEVQRDSQTGMANPFRDPVINSLKHRLLVYLWRRAEQDGSAMAKRRFFQYFDQLRQLRMWKMQLLDEDHLFIKYTSEDVVTLRVTDPSQASFFVVYNMVTTEVIAVFENTSDELLELFENFCDLFRNATLHSEVQFPCSASSNNFARQIQRRFKDTIINAKYGGHTEAVRRLLGQLPISAQSYSGSPYLDLSLFSYDDKWVSVMERPKTCGDHPIRFYARDSGLLKFEIQAGLLGRPVSHTVRRLVAFTFHPFEPFAISVQRTNAEYVVNFHMRHCCT; encoded by the exons ATGGATCACCATGCTTCCACCATCAAACCCCGAAGAATCCAGAACCAGAATGTCATTCACCGCCTGGAGCGCCGGCGGATCAGCTCGGGCAAGGCCGGCACCCACTGGCATCAGGTGCGTGTGTTCCACCAGAACGTCTTCCCCAACTTCACGGTGGTCAACGTGGAGAAGCCTCCGTGTTTCCTGCGCAAGTTCTCGCCTGACGGACGCTACTTCATCGCCTTCTCCTCGGACCAGACGTCTCTGGAGATCTACGAGTACCAGGGCTGCCAGGCAGCCCAGGACCTGCTGCAGGGGTGCGGGGGCGAGATCCTGTCCAACGGCAGCGACCAGCGGGCGGTTGGCATCCGGGGCCGGCTCTTCGAACGCTTTTTTGTCCTGCTGCACATCACCAATGTGGCCGCCAACGGCGAGCACCTGAACCGGGAGTGCAGCCTGTTCACCGACGACTGCCGCTGTGTCATCGTGGGCTCGGCTGCCTACCTGCCGGACGAGCCCCACCCCCCCTTCTACGAGGTGTACCGCAACAGCGAGTCGGTGACTCCCAACCCGCGGTCCCCGCTGGAGGACTACTCGCTGCACATCATCGACCTGCACACCGGCCGTCTGTGCGACACGCGCACGCTCAAGTGTGACAAGGTGGTCCTGTCCCACAACCAGGGGCTGTACCTGTACAAGAACATCCTGGCCATCTTGTCGGTGCAGCAGCAGACCATCCATGTCTTCCAGGTGACCCCCGAGGGCACCTTCATGGATGTGCGCACTATCGGCCGCTTCTGCTATGAGGACGACCTGCTCACCGTGTCGGCCGTCTTCCCCGAGGTGCAGCGCGACAGCCAGACGGGCATGGCCAATCCCTTCAGGGACCCTGTCATCAACTCCCTGAAACACCGCCTGCTGGTGTACCTGTGGCGCCGGGCAGAGCAGGACGGCAGTGCCATGGCCAAGAGGCGCTTCTTCCAGTACTTCGACCAGCTGCGGCAGCTGCGCATGTGGAAGATGCAGCTCCTGGACGAAGACCACCTTTTCATCAAGTACACGAGTGAGGACGTGGTGACGCTGCGGGTCACAGACCCCTCCCAG GCATCTTTCTTCGTGGTGTACAACATGGTGACGACGGAGGTCATCGCAGTGTTTGAGAACACGTCGGATGAGCTTCTGGAGCTCTTCGAGAACTTCTGCGACCTCTTCCGCAACGCCACCCTGCACAGCGAGGTCCAGTTCCCCTGCTCGGCTTCCAGCAACAACTTCGCAAGGCAGATCCAGCGCCG GTTCAAAGACACCATCATCAACGCCAAGTACGGGGGGCACACGGAGGCCGTGCGCCGGCTGCTGGGCCAGCTCCCCATCAGTGCCCAGTCCTACAGCGGCAGCCCCTACCTGGACCTGTCTCTGTTCAGCTATGACGACAAGTGGGTGTCAGTCATGGAGCGCCCCAAGACCTGTGGAGATCACCCCATCAG GTTCTACGCCCGCGACTCCGGCCTGCTCAAGTTTGAGATCCAGGCGGGCCTGCTCGGCCGCCCCGTCAGCCACACCGTGCGGCGCCTCGTTGCCTTCACCTTCCACCCCTTTGAGCCTTTCGCCATTTCTGTGCAGAGGACTAACGCCGAGTACGTCGTCAACTTCCACATGCGACACTGCTGTACGTAG